One region of Carassius gibelio isolate Cgi1373 ecotype wild population from Czech Republic chromosome A1, carGib1.2-hapl.c, whole genome shotgun sequence genomic DNA includes:
- the LOC127980672 gene encoding tripartite motif-containing protein 2 isoform X2: protein MMPIMSINKLPQIREAVQCLRDILQQLNSQRSSIEEDIHSSFSELHKTLDTRKSVLLMELEVTYGLKQKVLQAQLDTLLQEEAAINYNCGLTGQALDGGNKAVILQTHKDVGERLSDLASQGLPLQPEENDQLDLMMEIEGLRKSIHNLGTIVTTNAVASQSEASGDGLEQCVVGQPASVVITTRDKSGGLCKTGNAIISAEVCTPDGSVADGEIVDLKNGTYEFQYTVKKEGNFSLALRLYDQHIKGSPFQLKVTSSPDDSSPTTTAANAASTGSSDGGARKRSAKSPGSRSRQKGVRRGGSLFSTPKKKVNPIEDDLIFRIGTKGRNKGEFTNLQGVAACSEGKILIADSNNQCVQIFSNTGEFQSRFGVRGRSPGQLQRPTGVAVHPNGDIIIADYDNKWVSIFSSEGKYKAKLGSGRLLGPKGVSVDQNGHVIVVDNKACTVFIFQPSGKLVTKFGSRGNGDRQFAGPHFAAVNNNNEIIITDFHNHSVKVFNADGEFLLKFGSNGEGNGQFNAPTGVAVDVNGNIIVADWGNSRIQVFDGSGSFLSYINTAADPLYGPQGLALTSDGHVVVADSGNHCFKVYRYLQ from the exons ATGATGCCCATCATGTCAATAAATAA GCTTCCTCAGATAAGAGAAGCAGTTCAGTGTTTGAGAGACATTCTGCAGCAGTTGAACTCTCAGCGCAGCTCCATAGAGGAAGACATCCACTCCTCTTTCAGCGAGCTCCACAAAACTCTCGATACACGCAAGAGCGTCCTGCTCATGGAGCTGGAAGTCACTTATGGACTGAAGCAGAAG GTTTTGCAGGCTCAGTTGGACACTCTTCTGCAGGAGGAAGCTGCCATCAACTATAACTGCGGTCTGACCGGCCAAGCCCTGGACGGGGGTAACAAGGCTGTCATTCTGCAGACCCATAAAGACGTGGGCGAGAGACTCAGTGACCTGGCCAGCCAGGGCCTTCCTCTTCAGCCTGAGGAGAACGACCAGCTGGATCTCATGATGGAGATCGAAGGACTTCGCAAGTCCATTCACAACCTGGGGACTATCGTCACCACCAATGCCGTGGCCAGTCAGTCCGAGGCATCAGGTGATGGTCTGGAACAGTGTGTCGTGGGCCAGCCAGCATCTGTCGTCATTACCACAAGAGACAAGTCTGGAGGACTGTGTAAGACGGGTAACGCCATCATCTCAGCTGAAGTCTGCACGCCGGATGGCAGCGTTGCAGACGGCGAAATTGTGGACCTTAAAAATGGAACGTATGAATTCCAATACACGGTGAAGAAAGAGGGAAATTTTAGTCTAGCACTTAGACTTTATGATCAGCATATTAAAGGAAGCCCCTTCCAGTTAAAGGTCACCAGCTCTCCAGATGATTCTTCACCCACCACCACCGCAGCCAATGCTGCATCCACGGGATCCAGTGATGGTGGGGCACGGAAACGGAGCGCCAAGTCCCCGGGGAGCAGAAGCCGGCAGAAGGGTGTCAGACGGGGCGGAAGCTTGTTCAGCACCCCAAAAAAGAAAGTGAACCCGATCGAGGATGACCTCATTTTTAGAATAG GAACAAAAGGGAGGAATAAAGGAGAGTTCACTAACCTCCAGGGAGTAGCAGCTTGTTCAGAAGGAAAGATCTTAATTGCAGACAGCAACAATCAGTGCGTGCAG ATATTTTCAAATACGGGGGAGTTTCAGAGCCGGTTCGGGGTACGTGGCCGTTCACCGGGGCAACTTCAGCGGCCCACTGGAGTAGCTGTGCATCCAAATGGAGACATCATCATTGCTGACTATGACAATAAGTGGGTTAGCATCTTCTCCAGCGAGGGCAAATACAAG GCTAAGCTGGGCTCAGGAAGGCTGTTGGGGCCAAAGGGTGTATCAGTGGATCAGAATGGTCATGTTATCGTCGTGGACAACAAGGCTTGTACTGTTTTCATCTTCCAGCCCAGTGGGAAACTCGTCACTAAGTTTGGCAGCAGGGGAAATGGCGACAGACAGTTTGCAG GCCCACACTTTGCAGCagtcaacaacaacaatgaaataaTCATCACAGACTTCCATAACCACTCTGTTAAG GTATTTAACGCAGATGGAGAATTCTTGCTGAAATTTGGCTCAAATGGTGAAGGGAACGGTCAGTTCAATGCTCCCACAGGGGTTGCTGTGGATGTCAATGGGAACATTATCGTGGCAGACTGGGGAAACAGTCGGATTCAG GTGTTTGATGGGAGTGGATCGTTTCTGTCCTACATTAATACAGCGGCAGACCCTCTCTATGGGCCGCAGGGTCTCGCTCTGACCTCGGATGGCCATGTTGTGGTGGCTGATtctgggaaccactgctttaaagtgTACCGCTACCTGCAATGA
- the LOC127980672 gene encoding tripartite motif-containing protein 2 isoform X1, with protein MEAQQASPESSSEECTVLEALPGKGTALICTQHKGKVSALYCLACENPVCVDCINGEHAEHPTDSLENIVDQHLAALQDKVDSAKNRLPQIREAVQCLRDILQQLNSQRSSIEEDIHSSFSELHKTLDTRKSVLLMELEVTYGLKQKVLQAQLDTLLQEEAAINYNCGLTGQALDGGNKAVILQTHKDVGERLSDLASQGLPLQPEENDQLDLMMEIEGLRKSIHNLGTIVTTNAVASQSEASGDGLEQCVVGQPASVVITTRDKSGGLCKTGNAIISAEVCTPDGSVADGEIVDLKNGTYEFQYTVKKEGNFSLALRLYDQHIKGSPFQLKVTSSPDDSSPTTTAANAASTGSSDGGARKRSAKSPGSRSRQKGVRRGGSLFSTPKKKVNPIEDDLIFRIGTKGRNKGEFTNLQGVAACSEGKILIADSNNQCVQIFSNTGEFQSRFGVRGRSPGQLQRPTGVAVHPNGDIIIADYDNKWVSIFSSEGKYKAKLGSGRLLGPKGVSVDQNGHVIVVDNKACTVFIFQPSGKLVTKFGSRGNGDRQFAGPHFAAVNNNNEIIITDFHNHSVKVFNADGEFLLKFGSNGEGNGQFNAPTGVAVDVNGNIIVADWGNSRIQVFDGSGSFLSYINTAADPLYGPQGLALTSDGHVVVADSGNHCFKVYRYLQ; from the exons ATGGAGGCGCAGCAAGCTTCTCCTGAAAGCAGCAGTGAGGAATGTACTGTACTAGAGGCTCTGCCTGGCAAGGGAACAGCGCTAATTTGCACTCAACACAAAGGAAAA GTGTCTGCGTTGTACTGTTTGGCTTGTGAGAATCCAGTATGCGTGGACTGTATAAATGGAGAACATGCTGAACACCCCACTGATTCACTGGAGAATATTGTGGACCAACATTTAGCGGCACTGCAGGACAAAGTGGATTCAGCTAAGAACAG GCTTCCTCAGATAAGAGAAGCAGTTCAGTGTTTGAGAGACATTCTGCAGCAGTTGAACTCTCAGCGCAGCTCCATAGAGGAAGACATCCACTCCTCTTTCAGCGAGCTCCACAAAACTCTCGATACACGCAAGAGCGTCCTGCTCATGGAGCTGGAAGTCACTTATGGACTGAAGCAGAAG GTTTTGCAGGCTCAGTTGGACACTCTTCTGCAGGAGGAAGCTGCCATCAACTATAACTGCGGTCTGACCGGCCAAGCCCTGGACGGGGGTAACAAGGCTGTCATTCTGCAGACCCATAAAGACGTGGGCGAGAGACTCAGTGACCTGGCCAGCCAGGGCCTTCCTCTTCAGCCTGAGGAGAACGACCAGCTGGATCTCATGATGGAGATCGAAGGACTTCGCAAGTCCATTCACAACCTGGGGACTATCGTCACCACCAATGCCGTGGCCAGTCAGTCCGAGGCATCAGGTGATGGTCTGGAACAGTGTGTCGTGGGCCAGCCAGCATCTGTCGTCATTACCACAAGAGACAAGTCTGGAGGACTGTGTAAGACGGGTAACGCCATCATCTCAGCTGAAGTCTGCACGCCGGATGGCAGCGTTGCAGACGGCGAAATTGTGGACCTTAAAAATGGAACGTATGAATTCCAATACACGGTGAAGAAAGAGGGAAATTTTAGTCTAGCACTTAGACTTTATGATCAGCATATTAAAGGAAGCCCCTTCCAGTTAAAGGTCACCAGCTCTCCAGATGATTCTTCACCCACCACCACCGCAGCCAATGCTGCATCCACGGGATCCAGTGATGGTGGGGCACGGAAACGGAGCGCCAAGTCCCCGGGGAGCAGAAGCCGGCAGAAGGGTGTCAGACGGGGCGGAAGCTTGTTCAGCACCCCAAAAAAGAAAGTGAACCCGATCGAGGATGACCTCATTTTTAGAATAG GAACAAAAGGGAGGAATAAAGGAGAGTTCACTAACCTCCAGGGAGTAGCAGCTTGTTCAGAAGGAAAGATCTTAATTGCAGACAGCAACAATCAGTGCGTGCAG ATATTTTCAAATACGGGGGAGTTTCAGAGCCGGTTCGGGGTACGTGGCCGTTCACCGGGGCAACTTCAGCGGCCCACTGGAGTAGCTGTGCATCCAAATGGAGACATCATCATTGCTGACTATGACAATAAGTGGGTTAGCATCTTCTCCAGCGAGGGCAAATACAAG GCTAAGCTGGGCTCAGGAAGGCTGTTGGGGCCAAAGGGTGTATCAGTGGATCAGAATGGTCATGTTATCGTCGTGGACAACAAGGCTTGTACTGTTTTCATCTTCCAGCCCAGTGGGAAACTCGTCACTAAGTTTGGCAGCAGGGGAAATGGCGACAGACAGTTTGCAG GCCCACACTTTGCAGCagtcaacaacaacaatgaaataaTCATCACAGACTTCCATAACCACTCTGTTAAG GTATTTAACGCAGATGGAGAATTCTTGCTGAAATTTGGCTCAAATGGTGAAGGGAACGGTCAGTTCAATGCTCCCACAGGGGTTGCTGTGGATGTCAATGGGAACATTATCGTGGCAGACTGGGGAAACAGTCGGATTCAG GTGTTTGATGGGAGTGGATCGTTTCTGTCCTACATTAATACAGCGGCAGACCCTCTCTATGGGCCGCAGGGTCTCGCTCTGACCTCGGATGGCCATGTTGTGGTGGCTGATtctgggaaccactgctttaaagtgTACCGCTACCTGCAATGA
- the LOC127980937 gene encoding RING finger protein 175-like: MAGLQPQDDLLKMSHGETWKMQHERLHVKHRGHEAMHAEMVLILIATLVVAQIVLVQWKQRHCKSYNMVTLLQMWVVPLYFTIKLYWWRFLSTWGMFSVITSYVIFIATRKPLSRRTPRMVYKWFLLIYKLSYAVGVIGYLAIMFTMFGFNVFFRIKAEDSMDVGVIMLFYGLYYGVMGRDFAEICSDYMASTIGYYNMGGMPSRNLSDDVCAVCGQKIFVDVDEEGIIEDTYQLSCNHIFHEFCIRGWCIVGKKQTCPYCNEKVDLKKMMNNPWERTHVLYGQLLDWLRYLVAWQPIIIGIVHGINFSLGLE, translated from the exons GACGATCTTTTGAAAATGTCCCACGGAGAAACTTGGAA GATGCAGCACGAGAGGCTGCATGTAAAGCACCGAGGTCATGAGGCCATGCATGCCGAGATGGTTCTTATTCTCATCGCCACGCTAGTGGTCGCTCAGATTGTTCTGGTTCAGTGGAAACAAAGACATTGCAAATCCTACAAT ATGGTCACACTATTGCAGATGTGGGTGGTTCCTCTGTACTTCACTATTAAACTTTACTGGTGGCGTTTCCTGTCTACATGGGGAATGTTCTCCGTCATCACCAGCTATGTCATATTCATAGCCACGCGCAAACCTCTCTCCCGCAGAACCCCACG GATGGTCTATAAGTGGTTCCTCCTCATTTACAAGCTGAGCTACGCTGTGGGTGTGATTGGATATCTCGCCATCATGTTTACCATGTTTGGATTCAACGTTTTTTTCAG gatTAAAGCAGAAGATTCAATGGATGTTGGTGTGATCATGCTTTTCTACGGTCTGTACTATGGGGTAATGGGACGTGACTTTGCTGAAATCTGTTCAGACTATATGGCATCCACTATAGGG TACTATAACATGGGTGGCATGCCGTCCCGAAATCTTAGCGAtgatgtgtgtgctgtgtgtggtCAGAAGATTTTTGTGGATGTAGATGAAGAAGGCATCATTGAGGACACCTACCAGCTCTCCTGTAACCACAT ATTTCATGAATTCTGTATTCGTGGCTGGTGCATCGTGGGAAAAAAGCAGACGTGTCCATATTGCAATGAGAAGGTGGACCTCAAAAAGATGATGAATAACCC CTGGGAGAGAACACATGTTCTGTATGGACAACTTCTGGATTGGTTGAGGTACCTGGTAGCCTGGCAACCCATCATAATTGGAATCGTGCACGGAATAAACTTTTCACTTGGACTTGAATAG